In Kordia antarctica, the following proteins share a genomic window:
- a CDS encoding VIT and vWA domain-containing protein, which yields MKNICILIIAFISSFGFAQKTESPYLEVLTPNAVIPLKSTKVDVKISGNIANVHIAQTYQNTGSIPIEAKYVFPLSTQAAVHKMQMTIGDRTINAKIFEKQEAQRVYDKALKEGKRAAKLDQHRPNVFQMNVGNIMQNDIVTIDIYYTEMLVPTTGEYEFMFPGVVGPRFTGENTSGETTFNQPYTGKGIADTFDFDLNVQINSGIPIADVSSNTHKINVNYPNTRIAEISLKKENENSSNRDFILTYGMRGKEIQSGLLLYEEEGEHFFAYMMEPPKASVNVKETAKEYLFIVDVSGSMNGYPMEVSKKLFRNLLVNLPETDHYNILLFAGGSVVLSDKPLSCTKENIQKGINFLSNERGGGGTRLLNALKTAYQLPRMDKTSARSMVVITDGYVSVERKAFEMIEQNLGQANVFTFGIGSSVNRYLLEGMSKVSNSESFIVTEMNKANEVAEKFRNYIKSPILTQIRIKAEGFDAYDVTPSSIPDVFASRPILVFGKYRGDAKGTLTITGQSGNGIFQKEFMVADGMLSKDNEALKYLWARKKIERLDDYKTRFRDNTKDEVIALGLKYNLVTQYTSFVAVDNEVVNTSGNRKVVKQPLPMPKNVNNSAVGAEASVKGKTFIKKQKKTEIVKNDDEVLTEKATTWFKENYTKIIEKYLKKYDGIRVKVAKNGTISTVEILVNGVWITNEVLLERINLITIDHVFSIGKEVTITIKN from the coding sequence ATGAAAAACATCTGTATTCTCATTATCGCATTTATTTCCAGCTTCGGATTCGCGCAAAAAACCGAAAGTCCTTACTTAGAAGTTTTGACACCAAACGCCGTAATTCCTTTAAAATCGACAAAAGTTGACGTAAAAATTTCAGGAAATATTGCAAACGTTCACATTGCACAAACCTACCAAAACACAGGAAGCATTCCGATAGAAGCCAAATATGTATTTCCATTATCAACACAAGCGGCAGTTCACAAAATGCAAATGACTATTGGCGACAGAACCATCAACGCAAAAATATTTGAAAAGCAAGAAGCACAACGTGTCTACGACAAAGCGTTGAAAGAAGGGAAACGCGCTGCAAAACTAGATCAGCATCGTCCGAATGTGTTTCAAATGAACGTTGGAAACATTATGCAAAACGATATTGTAACGATTGATATTTATTACACCGAAATGTTAGTGCCAACAACAGGCGAATACGAATTTATGTTTCCTGGCGTTGTCGGACCACGATTTACAGGCGAAAATACGTCTGGCGAAACCACATTCAATCAGCCATATACAGGAAAAGGAATTGCAGACACATTCGATTTTGATTTAAACGTTCAAATCAACTCAGGAATTCCAATCGCAGATGTTTCTTCAAATACACACAAAATTAACGTGAACTATCCAAACACGCGAATAGCAGAAATCTCTCTAAAGAAAGAAAACGAAAATTCATCTAATCGCGATTTTATTCTAACATATGGAATGCGAGGAAAAGAAATTCAATCAGGATTATTATTGTATGAAGAAGAAGGAGAACATTTTTTTGCCTATATGATGGAACCGCCAAAAGCTTCTGTAAATGTAAAAGAAACGGCGAAAGAATATCTTTTTATTGTAGATGTTTCAGGTTCTATGAACGGCTATCCGATGGAAGTTTCTAAGAAATTATTCCGCAACTTATTAGTCAATTTACCAGAAACAGATCATTACAACATTCTACTATTTGCAGGCGGTTCGGTTGTTTTATCAGATAAACCATTGTCATGTACCAAAGAAAATATTCAAAAAGGAATCAACTTTTTATCTAACGAACGCGGCGGCGGCGGAACACGATTGTTAAACGCGCTCAAAACGGCGTATCAATTACCAAGAATGGACAAAACAAGTGCACGATCAATGGTTGTAATTACCGACGGATATGTAAGTGTGGAACGAAAAGCATTCGAAATGATTGAACAAAATTTAGGGCAAGCCAACGTATTTACGTTCGGAATTGGATCTAGCGTAAACAGATATTTATTAGAAGGAATGTCGAAAGTGAGCAACAGCGAATCGTTTATTGTAACCGAAATGAACAAAGCAAATGAAGTTGCAGAAAAGTTCAGAAACTACATAAAATCGCCGATATTGACGCAAATTCGAATCAAAGCGGAAGGTTTTGACGCGTATGACGTAACGCCAAGCAGCATTCCAGATGTGTTTGCATCACGACCAATTTTAGTTTTCGGAAAATACAGAGGAGACGCAAAAGGAACGCTAACAATTACTGGACAAAGTGGAAACGGAATTTTTCAAAAAGAATTTATGGTCGCAGATGGAATGTTGAGCAAAGATAACGAAGCATTGAAGTATTTGTGGGCGCGTAAAAAGATAGAGCGTTTGGACGATTATAAAACACGTTTTAGAGACAACACAAAAGACGAAGTAATTGCACTTGGCTTAAAATATAATTTGGTAACACAATACACATCTTTTGTTGCAGTTGATAACGAAGTTGTGAATACTAGCGGAAATCGAAAAGTCGTAAAACAACCGTTGCCAATGCCGAAAAATGTGAATAATAGCGCGGTTGGAGCAGAAGCTTCTGTAAAAGGAAAAACATTTATTAAAAAGCAAAAGAAGACTGAAATCGTGAAAAATGATGATGAAGTTCTTACTGAAAAAGCAACAACTTGGTTCAAGGAAAATTACACAAAAATCATTGAGAAGTATTTGAAAAAGTATGATGGAATCCGTGTGAAAGTTGCTAAAAATGGAACAATTTCAACAGTAGAAATTTTGGTGAATGGTGTTTGGATTACGAATGAAGTGTTATTGGAACGCATCAACTTGATTACTATTGACCACGTATTTTCTATTGGAAAAGAAGTTACGATAACGATTAAAAATTAG
- a CDS encoding T9SS type A sorting domain-containing protein: MKQKILFFILLFSLSTVVIAQNNDDAQIDATSETVFNISPNPGINELNIRLAQKTDAAVEIYNLLGRKIYTGKLTALHNAIDITSWKSGIYLVKVITEKKSITKRFVKK, from the coding sequence GTGAAGCAAAAAATACTTTTTTTTATCTTATTATTCTCTTTAAGTACGGTTGTTATTGCACAAAATAACGATGACGCTCAAATTGATGCTACTTCAGAAACTGTTTTTAACATTTCTCCAAATCCTGGTATTAATGAATTAAACATCAGACTTGCGCAAAAAACAGATGCGGCAGTTGAGATCTATAATTTATTAGGAAGAAAAATCTACACAGGAAAACTCACAGCATTGCACAATGCTATTGATATTACTTCTTGGAAATCAGGAATTTACTTGGTAAAAGTGATTACAGAAAAAAAGTCGATCACGAAACGATTTGTGAAAAAGTAA
- a CDS encoding RloB family protein: MRKSKKISIKGSKTFAFVVDGKTEVWYLQMLKRNERELNINIEPRLPSKKSISEQYKMVDELAEDYTKVFWIVDYDVIIKETRESQNRTETSEQLFVKLKEKVEKNKNVIVIVNNPCVEFWFLLHFEKTAKLFTDCNSAEKQLKKYLKDYEKTQKYFTKQDNDIYLKLKGNIKIAMEYSKSLKFNKANTNKAICEMNLFFEILEIYKVINPK, translated from the coding sequence ATGAGAAAAAGTAAGAAAATATCAATAAAAGGTTCTAAGACATTCGCTTTTGTAGTCGATGGAAAAACAGAAGTTTGGTATTTACAGATGTTAAAAAGGAATGAAAGAGAACTTAACATAAATATTGAACCTAGGCTTCCGAGTAAAAAAAGTATATCTGAACAATACAAAATGGTTGACGAATTAGCAGAAGATTACACTAAAGTCTTTTGGATAGTTGATTATGACGTAATAATTAAGGAAACTCGTGAATCCCAAAACAGAACTGAGACTAGTGAGCAATTGTTTGTAAAGCTTAAAGAGAAAGTAGAAAAAAATAAGAATGTAATTGTTATAGTCAATAATCCTTGTGTTGAATTTTGGTTTCTTTTACACTTTGAAAAAACAGCTAAACTTTTTACAGATTGTAATTCCGCAGAAAAGCAGTTAAAAAAATACTTAAAAGACTACGAAAAAACTCAAAAATATTTTACTAAACAAGACAACGATATCTATTTAAAACTTAAAGGAAATATAAAAATAGCGATGGAATATTCTAAAAGTTTAAAGTTTAATAAGGCAAATACTAACAAAGCGATATGTGAAATGAATTTGTTTTTTGAAATTCTAGAGATTTACAAAGTAATTAATCCTAAATAA
- a CDS encoding acyl-CoA thioesterase: protein MSIQYKSAKASRVSISELMLPSHSNFSGKIHGGYILSLLDQIAFTCASKHSRAYCVTASVDTVDFLNPIEVGELVTMRASINYVGRTSMVVGIRVEAENIQTGAVKHCNSSYITMVARDDDGKGIEVDGLLLENLTQIKRFLKALKRMEMKQTRTKEFDHKDFVPETYMNVLAKYKVKVVS from the coding sequence ATGAGTATTCAATATAAATCTGCCAAAGCTTCCAGAGTCAGTATTTCCGAATTGATGTTGCCGTCACATTCAAATTTTAGCGGGAAAATTCATGGAGGATATATTCTTTCTTTGTTAGATCAGATTGCGTTTACATGCGCTTCCAAACATTCGAGAGCGTATTGTGTGACAGCTTCTGTAGATACCGTAGATTTTTTGAATCCGATTGAAGTTGGCGAGTTGGTTACGATGCGCGCTTCTATTAATTATGTCGGACGAACTTCAATGGTTGTTGGCATTCGCGTTGAAGCAGAAAATATTCAGACTGGCGCTGTAAAACATTGTAATTCTTCTTATATCACAATGGTTGCGCGCGATGATGACGGAAAAGGAATTGAAGTTGACGGATTGCTTTTGGAGAATTTAACGCAGATTAAACGTTTTTTGAAAGCGTTGAAGCGTATGGAAATGAAACAGACACGCACCAAGGAATTTGATCATAAAGATTTTGTTCCAGAGACGTATATGAATGTTTTAGCGAAGTATAAAGTGAAGGTTGTTAGTTAG
- a CDS encoding lipase family protein — MNPSSQLLQQIYSLSFSVNSASNLHWDQSDCKSGMIAMQKYVTKVASDVLSETAAIIGDWKAIWGPIVYANDPTSNSVHADNTMGMYYNATENVIVIAIAGTNVNSPFGWLVEDFSVNKTIAWELVTGVPNSGNISNGTHVGLDILLKMQNIEKDTVVSALKSFLTANPTLSDVQIAVAGHSLGGALSPTLALYLSDTKNDWDPNSKTSLGAFPTAGPTPGDEGFASYYEKQIKAKKIYYLSQHNAIDVVPHAWEKSDIEKIPTIYEKYITPPSDANPSETLTGTLASTLALNALATKNILGVPVNRYQQISPSTTLNGTFDTTIDATISKKLKYIELVLPLALGKYAAYLRNLARFAGQAAVQHTSEYHTLLNIVPFMTAYGHILNANKPKDQVVLEPYECAVKEIAKIDLQKIDEAAMLLAKHEH; from the coding sequence ATGAATCCTTCAAGTCAATTATTACAACAAATATACAGTCTTTCCTTTTCCGTAAACTCAGCATCCAATCTTCATTGGGATCAATCTGATTGTAAAAGCGGAATGATAGCAATGCAAAAATATGTAACTAAAGTAGCGAGTGATGTGTTGTCCGAAACAGCCGCTATTATTGGCGATTGGAAAGCAATTTGGGGACCAATTGTGTATGCAAATGATCCAACTTCAAATTCCGTTCATGCCGATAATACAATGGGAATGTACTATAATGCAACTGAAAATGTAATCGTAATTGCCATTGCAGGCACAAATGTAAATTCGCCTTTTGGTTGGTTGGTAGAAGATTTTTCTGTGAATAAAACGATTGCTTGGGAATTGGTTACTGGTGTTCCAAATTCTGGAAATATTTCAAACGGAACGCACGTTGGACTTGATATTTTATTGAAGATGCAAAACATAGAAAAAGATACGGTTGTCAGCGCATTAAAGAGTTTTTTAACGGCAAATCCTACTTTATCAGATGTGCAAATAGCTGTTGCTGGTCATAGTTTAGGAGGCGCATTATCGCCAACATTGGCATTGTATTTATCTGATACTAAGAATGATTGGGATCCGAATAGCAAAACGTCTCTTGGCGCTTTTCCAACGGCTGGACCAACGCCTGGCGATGAAGGTTTTGCTTCGTATTATGAGAAGCAAATCAAGGCAAAGAAAATTTATTATTTAAGTCAGCACAACGCAATTGATGTCGTGCCACATGCGTGGGAAAAAAGTGATATAGAAAAGATTCCAACAATTTATGAAAAGTATATTACGCCACCAAGTGATGCAAATCCGTCAGAAACTTTGACAGGAACATTGGCTAGCACTTTGGCTTTGAATGCCTTAGCGACTAAAAATATTCTTGGTGTTCCTGTGAATCGGTATCAGCAAATTTCTCCTTCAACTACTTTAAATGGTACTTTTGACACCACAATTGATGCTACAATTTCAAAGAAATTAAAATATATAGAACTCGTACTTCCGTTAGCATTAGGAAAGTACGCCGCATATTTACGAAATTTAGCGCGTTTTGCCGGACAAGCCGCTGTACAACACACTTCTGAGTATCATACATTGTTGAATATTGTGCCGTTTATGACCGCATATGGGCACATTTTAAATGCGAATAAGCCGAAAGATCAAGTTGTATTGGAACCGTATGAATGTGCTGTAAAAGAGATTGCTAAGATCGATTTACAGAAAATTGATGAAGCTGCGATGTTATTGGCGAAGCATGAGCATTGA